Genomic DNA from Cupriavidus pauculus:
ACTCGGCCAAATATCGTTTGCAGACGGCGCGCGCATCGACTGAAATCAGGGCATCCCAATCCGCGCCGGAACAATTCGATGGAACACTCTCCACAACGCTGGTGGCAAACGACCTGGGGCCTCGTGCTCGCGGGCGGTCTGGTCATGGGCATCGCCCTCGGCGTGCGCCATGTGCAGGGCATGTTCCTCCTGCCCATCATCATGGACCGCGGCTGGACGCGCGAGAGCTTCGGCCTCGCGATGGCGGTGCAAAACCTCACATGGGGCCTCGCGCAGCCCCTCACGGGCATGCTTGCCGATCGCTTCGGCTCGTGGAAGGTCATGGCCGGCGGGCTGCTGCTGTACGGCATCGGGCTGATCGCGATGACGCATGCCACGACAGTCCAGTCGTTGATCTGGACCGGCGGCATCTGCATCGGCATCGCGCAATCGGGCACGACCTTCGGCGTGGTGTACGGCGCGCTGAGCCGCATGGTGCCGCCCGCACGGCGCAGCTGGGCGCTCGGCGTGGCGGGCGCCATTGGCGGTATCGGGCAGTTCCTGCTGGTGCCGGCCGCGCAGGCGATGCTGTCCGGCCTCGGATGGCGCGGCGCGCTGATGTGGCTCGGTATCTTCGCGCTGGCACTGCTGCCGATGGGGCTGCCGTTTCAGGACCGCAGGCCGGATGCGGCCGCGGAGAGCGACACCGCGGCGCAGCCGCGCCTGCTGCCCGCGCTGCGCGAGGCCTTTGGCCACTCGGGCTTCTGGCTGCTGAATCTCGGCTTTCTCGCCTGCGGCTTTCAACTGGCCTTTATTGCGAGCCACCTGCCCGCGTATCTCGTCGACAAGGGCATGCGCCCGGCCGACGGCATGGCGGCGCTTGCGATCATCGCGCTGTCGAACGTCGCCGGTATCTATGCGTTCGGCCTGCTTGGCGCGCGCTATACGCGCAAATACCTGCTCT
This window encodes:
- a CDS encoding MFS transporter, producing the protein MEHSPQRWWQTTWGLVLAGGLVMGIALGVRHVQGMFLLPIIMDRGWTRESFGLAMAVQNLTWGLAQPLTGMLADRFGSWKVMAGGLLLYGIGLIAMTHATTVQSLIWTGGICIGIAQSGTTFGVVYGALSRMVPPARRSWALGVAGAIGGIGQFLLVPAAQAMLSGLGWRGALMWLGIFALALLPMGLPFQDRRPDAAAESDTAAQPRLLPALREAFGHSGFWLLNLGFLACGFQLAFIASHLPAYLVDKGMRPADGMAALAIIALSNVAGIYAFGLLGARYTRKYLLSAIYLLRTAAMALFVLLPVTSASLYLFAAAMGFMWLGTVPLTNGIVSQIFGVRYLATLFGFVFFGHQLGSFLGVWLGGAVFEATHSYDLVWLCAMALGVVAAALHWPIDDREIVRTVPAFAMR